In Halorhabdus rudnickae, the following proteins share a genomic window:
- a CDS encoding ArnT family glycosyltransferase → MVPLCQLYRRAKTRLFADLREDPYLLWILAVAALLSGFWFWHRLPNAATRDEWSRAIDPLMAVRSVVADPGFGGLQDGVAWGRVSFGATFYLFGFALLPVLVVAVLSGHVEAVLGPFPPVDEFGYFPLWHGTPAWFWNGYLGLVRLFSVVFAVGSVYLTYRIGAAIADRATGRLAAVLLTLTFGFLTIAHEGGEDMPALFFLLLALYLLVRYVQDGERQLFLAASAIGGVAIAFKLTAAPVIGLIAVAHLLRACSRDDWPRSLYRPRLLATGAALGGLTILLGFPTALVGEFGLVAERLFGGPVGRATHTTGPDAPTWWWFLRQYLTGLGWPLFVAGVAGVFVTGALAVRRRASAGTLLVLATLGAFIALFVPWHDFRVHHLLPTFPLVAVLSATALQALRERQATVGRVAIGLLVVSSAAYAGVGVAGYADSPRDRAVDWLDQNADDGDTIEVYRRHFQDTAIPHGAAINHLFGPENVYERDEPCPTYVQLGYRDLLYLSEGTYFRANSDRAEYVRELLDGEYGYELVAEFGSRPRNFVPERPTPGSPTDLFPLGIVPQTGHYADEQELRPNQYTAILELTGECDQERSPPF, encoded by the coding sequence ATGGTCCCCCTCTGTCAGCTGTACCGCCGGGCGAAAACGCGGCTGTTCGCCGACCTGCGGGAGGATCCTTACCTCCTCTGGATCCTCGCTGTGGCAGCGTTGCTGTCGGGCTTTTGGTTCTGGCATCGCCTTCCGAACGCCGCGACCCGAGATGAATGGAGTCGGGCGATCGACCCACTGATGGCCGTCCGGTCGGTCGTCGCTGACCCCGGGTTCGGGGGACTGCAAGACGGCGTCGCCTGGGGACGCGTCTCGTTCGGGGCGACGTTCTACCTCTTCGGGTTCGCCCTGCTGCCGGTACTGGTGGTCGCCGTCCTCTCGGGACACGTCGAGGCCGTCCTCGGCCCGTTCCCGCCCGTAGACGAGTTCGGGTACTTCCCGTTGTGGCACGGGACGCCAGCCTGGTTCTGGAACGGGTATCTCGGCCTGGTACGGCTGTTCTCCGTCGTCTTTGCGGTCGGGAGCGTCTATCTCACCTATCGCATCGGAGCCGCGATCGCGGATCGGGCGACCGGTCGACTGGCCGCCGTGCTGTTGACGCTCACCTTTGGATTCCTCACGATCGCCCACGAAGGCGGCGAGGACATGCCAGCGCTGTTTTTCCTCCTGCTCGCACTGTATTTGCTGGTCCGCTACGTGCAGGACGGCGAGCGTCAGCTGTTCCTCGCCGCGAGCGCGATCGGTGGCGTCGCGATCGCGTTCAAACTCACCGCCGCGCCGGTGATCGGCCTGATCGCCGTCGCTCACCTCCTGCGAGCTTGTAGCCGAGACGACTGGCCGCGGTCGCTGTACCGGCCGCGACTGCTGGCAACTGGCGCGGCCCTGGGCGGCCTAACAATCCTGCTCGGGTTCCCGACGGCGCTGGTTGGGGAGTTCGGACTCGTCGCCGAGCGACTCTTCGGCGGGCCAGTCGGTCGGGCCACCCACACCACGGGTCCCGACGCGCCCACCTGGTGGTGGTTCCTCCGGCAGTATCTCACTGGACTCGGCTGGCCGCTGTTCGTCGCCGGTGTCGCTGGCGTCTTCGTGACGGGCGCGCTTGCGGTGCGGCGACGAGCCTCGGCCGGGACGCTTCTTGTCTTGGCCACCCTCGGCGCGTTTATCGCGCTGTTCGTCCCCTGGCACGACTTCCGTGTCCATCACCTGCTGCCGACGTTCCCGCTGGTGGCAGTGTTGAGCGCTACGGCACTGCAGGCCTTACGTGAGCGGCAGGCGACCGTTGGACGGGTGGCGATCGGTCTGCTGGTCGTGAGTTCGGCCGCCTACGCGGGCGTCGGGGTCGCCGGCTACGCCGACAGCCCGCGCGACCGGGCCGTCGACTGGCTGGACCAAAACGCCGACGACGGAGACACCATCGAAGTTTACCGCCGACACTTTCAGGACACGGCGATCCCGCACGGAGCGGCTATCAATCATCTCTTCGGGCCCGAAAACGTCTACGAGCGCGACGAGCCGTGCCCGACCTACGTGCAACTCGGGTATCGGGATCTGCTATATCTCTCCGAGGGGACCTACTTCCGAGCCAATTCAGACCGGGCTGAGTACGTCCGAGAACTGCTCGACGGCGAGTACGGCTACGAACTCGTCGCCGAATTCGGTTCGCGACCGCGGAACTTCGTCCCCGAACGCCCGACACCCGGATCACCCACGGACCTGTTCCCTCTGGGAATCGTCCCGCAGACGGGTCACTACGCCGACGAGCAGGAACTCCGGCCCAATCAGTACACGGCTATCCTGGAACTGACCGGCGAGTGCGATCAAGAGCGCAGTCCACCGTTCTGA
- the pan2 gene encoding proteasome-activating nucleotidase Pan2, with product MSRSPSLPDRPTLDLDPEMSPSERLAALEEHFAEVLRVNEELHSQLEAVRERQSSLAEEVDTLERENQALKTSSLYIGTVEEMTDDGAIVKQHGNNQEVLTELPGSLVEKVEAGERVAINDSFNVKSTLEAETDARAQAMQVDGSPDVTYDDIGGLDEQIREVREAVEEPLLNAEQFRKVGIDPPSGVLLHGPPGTGKTMLAKAVANQTDATFIKMAGSELVRKFIGEGAKLVRDLFELAEEREPAIIFIDEIDALASKRTDSKTSGDAEVQRTMMQLLSEMDGFDDRGEIRIIAATNRFDMLDRAILRPGRFDRLIEVPEPDQEGREHILEIHTREMNLADGVDLAAVATETDRLTGAELESLTTEAGMFAVRDGRTEVSREDFENATEKITEDDRADSVGTPVMFH from the coding sequence ATGTCCCGCAGTCCCTCGTTGCCGGATCGCCCGACGCTCGACCTCGATCCCGAGATGTCACCCTCTGAACGGCTCGCGGCCCTCGAGGAACACTTTGCAGAAGTCCTTCGGGTCAACGAGGAACTCCACTCCCAGCTGGAGGCCGTCCGTGAACGGCAGAGCTCGCTTGCCGAGGAGGTCGACACACTCGAACGCGAGAATCAGGCGCTGAAGACCTCCTCGCTGTACATCGGGACCGTCGAGGAAATGACCGACGACGGCGCCATCGTCAAGCAACACGGCAACAACCAGGAAGTCCTCACGGAGTTGCCGGGCTCGCTCGTCGAGAAGGTCGAAGCCGGTGAACGGGTCGCAATCAACGATTCGTTCAACGTCAAGTCGACCCTGGAAGCCGAGACGGATGCCCGCGCACAGGCCATGCAGGTCGACGGGAGCCCGGACGTCACCTACGACGACATTGGGGGCCTCGACGAGCAGATACGGGAGGTCCGGGAAGCAGTCGAGGAACCGCTACTCAACGCCGAACAATTCCGCAAGGTCGGAATCGACCCACCTAGCGGGGTGTTGCTGCACGGCCCGCCGGGGACGGGCAAGACGATGCTGGCCAAAGCGGTCGCCAACCAGACCGACGCCACCTTCATAAAGATGGCCGGCTCCGAGTTGGTCCGAAAGTTCATCGGCGAGGGGGCGAAACTCGTCCGTGACCTCTTCGAACTCGCCGAAGAACGCGAACCGGCGATAATCTTCATCGACGAGATCGACGCGCTCGCCTCGAAGCGGACGGACTCGAAAACCTCCGGCGACGCCGAAGTCCAGCGGACGATGATGCAGTTGTTGAGCGAGATGGACGGCTTCGACGATCGCGGGGAGATCCGCATCATCGCCGCCACCAACCGCTTTGACATGCTCGATCGCGCCATCCTCCGGCCCGGTCGCTTCGACCGCCTCATCGAGGTGCCGGAACCGGATCAGGAGGGGCGTGAACACATTCTCGAGATCCACACCCGCGAGATGAACCTCGCCGACGGTGTTGACCTGGCTGCTGTCGCAACCGAGACGGACCGGCTGACCGGGGCCGAACTCGAGAGTCTGACCACCGAGGCGGGCATGTTCGCGGTTCGGGACGGCCGAACTGAGGTCAGTCGTGAAGACTTCGAGAACGCGACCGAGAAAATTACCGAAGACGATCGCGCCGACAGCGTTGGAACCCCGGTCATGTTCCACTGA
- a CDS encoding phytoene/squalene synthase family protein: MSQEPITTSKSIHRRAGTTFYVATRVLPERVREATYVLYAFFRIADEVVDRPDPPPVDRQRAKLEAIRSAAKGENFDETVLSAEDRAVLEGFRSLSRTESFDPAEIDIFVDAMAQDIERTRYETHEELVEYMRGSAAAVGNMMLTVMDPDERERAEPHATSLAEAFQLTNFIRDVREDIRDYDRVYLPTETLDRFGITEDTLRRGETTEDVAAAIRTELQRTEALYRHGVAGIRYLPTDCQFAVLLSAVLYAEHHRRIRAVEYDVLEADTSLSMARRLWLVPKTYYHWRRTRDPEAAFYAASAITEGEAEPEHKRAFGVPAEQIA; this comes from the coding sequence ATGTCACAAGAACCCATCACAACCAGTAAATCGATCCACCGGCGGGCAGGCACGACGTTCTACGTCGCGACGAGAGTCCTCCCCGAACGCGTCCGGGAAGCGACGTACGTCCTGTACGCGTTCTTCCGGATCGCCGACGAAGTGGTCGATCGCCCCGATCCGCCACCCGTCGATCGACAGCGGGCGAAACTCGAGGCGATCCGGAGCGCTGCCAAAGGAGAGAACTTCGATGAAACGGTCTTGTCGGCTGAAGACCGGGCAGTGCTGGAGGGGTTCCGTTCGCTTTCCAGGACGGAATCGTTCGATCCGGCCGAGATCGACATCTTTGTCGACGCGATGGCCCAGGACATCGAACGGACGCGCTACGAGACTCACGAGGAGTTAGTCGAGTACATGCGCGGGTCCGCGGCGGCCGTCGGGAACATGATGCTGACCGTCATGGATCCCGACGAGCGCGAGCGTGCCGAGCCACACGCGACGTCGCTGGCCGAGGCCTTCCAGCTGACGAACTTCATCCGGGACGTCCGCGAGGACATCCGGGACTACGATCGCGTCTATCTCCCGACCGAGACGCTGGATCGATTCGGCATCACCGAGGACACACTCCGTCGCGGTGAGACGACCGAGGACGTAGCAGCGGCGATCCGGACCGAACTGCAGCGGACGGAAGCGTTGTATCGCCACGGTGTCGCCGGGATCCGGTATCTCCCGACGGACTGTCAGTTCGCTGTATTGCTGTCGGCTGTTCTCTATGCGGAGCACCACCGCCGGATCAGGGCTGTCGAGTACGATGTCCTCGAGGCAGATACGTCGCTGTCGATGGCACGGCGCCTGTGGCTGGTTCCCAAGACGTACTACCACTGGCGGCGGACCCGTGACCCGGAAGCAGCGTTTTACGCGGCGAGTGCGATCACGGAAGGCGAGGCGGAACCGGAGCACAAGCGGGCCTTCGGTGTCCCAGCCGAACAAATCGCCTGA
- a CDS encoding DUF309 domain-containing protein: MDAALRAGIALYNAGQYRVAHDAWEHPWIGMSDADEHKDFLQGLIQFTVAIHHATVDNEAGARNLAEKAPTYLDGYGDAFAGVDLAPVRRYLAALREDPSVVGRRDPPTLTRHGEAVELGDLDFDGTILAADAIAETEDDEELIEQAIEYAQDDLEAGDEGSQFVTFLFDYVRQPDAREIICQRLSEHVDRRAARDDDVSGLFK; the protein is encoded by the coding sequence ATGGACGCTGCGTTGCGGGCCGGGATCGCGCTGTACAACGCGGGTCAGTACCGGGTCGCCCACGACGCCTGGGAACACCCCTGGATCGGCATGAGCGACGCCGACGAGCACAAGGACTTCCTACAGGGACTCATCCAATTCACCGTCGCGATCCACCACGCGACGGTAGACAACGAGGCGGGTGCACGAAACCTCGCAGAGAAAGCGCCGACCTATCTCGACGGGTACGGCGATGCGTTCGCCGGGGTGGACCTCGCGCCCGTCCGGCGCTATCTGGCGGCCCTGCGAGAGGACCCGTCCGTCGTCGGGCGCCGCGACCCGCCGACGCTAACCCGTCACGGCGAGGCCGTGGAGCTGGGGGATCTTGATTTCGATGGGACGATCCTCGCCGCGGATGCGATCGCCGAAACAGAGGACGACGAGGAACTGATCGAACAGGCGATCGAATACGCACAGGACGACCTAGAGGCCGGAGACGAGGGGAGTCAGTTCGTGACGTTCCTCTTTGATTACGTCCGGCAGCCGGACGCTCGGGAGATCATCTGTCAGCGACTGAGCGAACACGTCGACCGACGGGCAGCCAGAGACGACGATGTCTCGGGGCTGTTCAAGTAA
- a CDS encoding cell division protein SepF — MGLMSKILSGTGSSRRTEDYVELDADDVNLAAEKAKTQVRIARIGEKQDVIEIKDAVYDGDVVVADITRHTTKDREMEHISDELKQVANEVGGDIVQKDDDQLIITPSGVAISRERLGQ, encoded by the coding sequence ATGGGATTGATGAGCAAGATTCTGAGCGGTACAGGGTCCTCTCGGCGGACCGAGGACTACGTGGAACTCGACGCCGACGACGTCAATCTGGCCGCCGAGAAAGCAAAGACACAGGTCCGGATTGCGAGAATCGGGGAGAAACAGGATGTCATCGAGATCAAAGACGCCGTGTACGACGGCGACGTGGTCGTCGCCGATATCACGCGTCACACCACCAAAGATCGGGAGATGGAACACATCAGCGACGAACTCAAACAGGTGGCCAACGAGGTCGGCGGAGACATCGTCCAGAAGGACGACGACCAGTTGATTATCACGCCCTCCGGCGTCGCCATCAGTCGCGAACGGCTCGGGCAGTAA
- a CDS encoding DUF5809 family protein, translated as MDTEGLFAPETVAEAREQYADLQAAAGTVVREVGRAMELDGEEYDRLVTDDVIATGHDALFASLLEVRVGTHEEFEAFCTERDATVVQTGSEHVEGVVWHAPAFADRIVATTFADAREAAVGTLRRQAFGQLYRDVLGEREGTHQGGKTTDEPAVEGE; from the coding sequence ATGGACACCGAGGGGTTGTTCGCGCCCGAGACGGTTGCCGAGGCACGCGAGCAGTACGCCGACCTCCAGGCGGCCGCCGGGACCGTCGTCCGCGAAGTCGGGCGAGCGATGGAACTCGACGGCGAGGAGTACGACCGACTGGTCACAGACGACGTGATCGCGACCGGTCACGACGCGCTGTTCGCCTCGCTGCTAGAAGTCCGGGTCGGCACCCACGAGGAGTTCGAGGCGTTCTGCACGGAGCGGGACGCTACGGTCGTTCAGACCGGAAGCGAACACGTCGAGGGGGTCGTCTGGCACGCGCCCGCCTTCGCCGACCGGATCGTCGCGACCACGTTTGCGGACGCCCGCGAGGCTGCGGTCGGGACACTGCGACGGCAGGCGTTCGGGCAGTTGTATCGAGACGTTCTGGGCGAGCGTGAGGGAACCCACCAAGGCGGGAAGACGACCGACGAACCAGCCGTGGAGGGCGAATAG
- the rimI gene encoding ribosomal protein S18-alanine N-acetyltransferase, translating to MTTVVPGEATVPFIRPATRSDLLAVADIERQSFPQPWSVAAFERFLDAPAFLVAISRGNAPSDGTVVGYVVADSVPNHGEALGHVKDLAVHPEQRRRGIGRQLLERAVCTLRSTGVGSIKLEVRESNEGAKRLYRQAGFVHRRTVPRYYDDGEDALVMLRTWG from the coding sequence GTGACGACTGTCGTTCCCGGCGAAGCCACGGTCCCCTTCATCCGACCGGCCACGCGTTCCGATCTGTTGGCCGTCGCCGACATTGAACGCCAGTCGTTCCCACAGCCGTGGTCAGTGGCGGCCTTCGAGCGGTTTCTCGACGCGCCCGCGTTCCTCGTGGCGATCAGTCGCGGGAACGCACCCTCGGACGGTACAGTCGTGGGGTACGTCGTCGCAGATTCCGTCCCCAACCACGGCGAGGCGCTCGGTCACGTCAAGGACCTGGCCGTTCATCCCGAACAAAGACGCCGGGGGATCGGTAGACAGCTCCTCGAGCGGGCAGTCTGTACGCTCCGCTCGACCGGCGTTGGCTCGATCAAACTCGAGGTCCGGGAGAGCAACGAGGGGGCAAAGCGTCTGTACCGCCAGGCGGGGTTCGTCCATCGGCGGACGGTCCCGCGGTACTACGACGACGGCGAGGACGCGCTTGTCATGCTCCGGACCTGGGGGTAA
- a CDS encoding NUDIX hydrolase, translated as MTRQDDNSHDWPILESRVEYETGWFDGGYDRVEQPDGTTKRYYWAELPPAVVVVPLVGDELVMVEQYRPPIREHCLEFPAGIVEDGESYTEAGARELREETGFDPAGASLLEDFWVATGAMRHERGIVFAEGLEPVETDLDDNEFLEVTTVPVADALERARADPANDATIEGLLLAREEGLL; from the coding sequence ATGACAAGACAGGACGACAACTCCCACGACTGGCCGATCCTGGAATCGCGCGTCGAGTACGAGACGGGCTGGTTCGACGGTGGCTACGACCGCGTCGAACAGCCCGACGGAACGACGAAACGCTACTACTGGGCCGAACTACCGCCAGCAGTCGTCGTCGTGCCCCTGGTCGGCGACGAACTGGTGATGGTCGAGCAGTATCGCCCGCCGATCCGCGAGCACTGCCTGGAGTTCCCCGCGGGGATCGTCGAGGACGGCGAGTCCTACACTGAAGCCGGGGCGCGAGAACTCCGCGAGGAGACCGGTTTCGACCCCGCCGGGGCCTCCTTGCTGGAGGATTTCTGGGTCGCGACGGGCGCGATGCGCCACGAGCGCGGGATCGTCTTCGCCGAGGGGCTCGAGCCGGTCGAGACGGACTTGGACGACAACGAGTTCCTCGAAGTCACGACCGTCCCGGTCGCGGACGCCCTCGAACGAGCCCGGGCCGACCCCGCCAACGACGCGACGATCGAGGGGCTGTTGCTGGCCCGCGAAGAAGGCCTGCTTTGA
- a CDS encoding NRAMP family divalent metal transporter has translation MNEATTDTTAVSGGTVTQYLREMGPSWVAGAIAAGPASMASLITAGASYDYALLWVVVLSAVAGALAQYLAMRLGLLTERGIVGVVEDHLGDWWAWILVADAVIAAGVAQLVIMNTAAAVSSSITGLDARVWGVIWAVVLAAGLAGRGYRFVELVAKLLVTAVVIAFVASLAVVPTDPGAAATGLVPSLPGGSALVAAGILGGAVHITLITMHSYTMRARKWTAQDYDLATFDVGASMLVAFGIYSVAIFLVAASVLSDPGLSTVGAAEALGPLVGPSAEWLFLLGLGGAAISTLGGNTIVPPFLLADKLGWGTTVDDDRYRALLAGFALLSAPGAFIGGDVLGQLVLVLALGTVGTPFAIAVVLYLLNSGAVPEANSALANVGGLALLAVAGTLAANFVREQVAAGVDPLSGAVLAFALVLGLATVGLFGKYVLERPTVA, from the coding sequence ATGAATGAGGCGACAACAGATACGACTGCCGTGTCGGGTGGGACGGTCACCCAGTATCTCCGGGAGATGGGGCCGTCGTGGGTCGCCGGGGCGATCGCCGCCGGGCCCGCGTCGATGGCGAGTCTGATCACTGCCGGTGCGAGCTACGACTACGCACTCCTGTGGGTGGTCGTGCTGTCGGCGGTGGCCGGCGCGCTGGCCCAGTACCTCGCGATGCGGCTGGGTTTGCTCACCGAGCGAGGGATCGTCGGCGTGGTCGAGGACCACCTCGGGGACTGGTGGGCGTGGATTCTGGTGGCCGACGCGGTGATCGCCGCGGGCGTCGCACAGCTAGTTATCATGAACACCGCTGCCGCGGTCTCGTCGTCGATCACCGGACTGGATGCCCGCGTGTGGGGCGTTATCTGGGCGGTCGTGCTGGCGGCAGGGTTGGCCGGCCGAGGCTACCGATTCGTCGAACTCGTTGCGAAGTTGCTGGTAACGGCGGTCGTGATCGCGTTCGTCGCCTCGCTGGCCGTCGTTCCGACCGATCCCGGCGCGGCGGCCACTGGACTCGTCCCGTCGCTGCCGGGTGGCAGTGCCCTCGTTGCGGCCGGCATCCTCGGCGGTGCGGTCCACATCACGCTCATTACGATGCACTCTTACACGATGCGAGCCCGGAAGTGGACCGCCCAGGACTACGACCTGGCGACCTTCGACGTGGGGGCGTCGATGCTGGTTGCCTTCGGGATCTACAGCGTCGCGATCTTCCTGGTGGCCGCGAGCGTTCTCTCCGATCCAGGGCTTTCGACGGTCGGGGCGGCCGAGGCGCTGGGACCGCTGGTCGGCCCGAGCGCCGAGTGGCTGTTCTTGCTCGGTCTGGGCGGCGCAGCGATCTCGACGCTGGGCGGAAACACGATCGTCCCGCCGTTCCTGCTCGCGGACAAACTCGGTTGGGGGACGACCGTCGACGACGATCGCTACCGTGCCCTCCTGGCCGGCTTCGCACTGCTGTCGGCGCCCGGCGCGTTCATCGGCGGGGACGTCCTCGGCCAACTCGTCCTCGTACTCGCCCTGGGAACGGTTGGGACCCCTTTCGCCATCGCAGTCGTGCTCTACCTGCTGAACTCCGGAGCCGTCCCCGAAGCGAACTCGGCGCTCGCGAACGTCGGCGGACTCGCGCTGCTCGCCGTCGCGGGGACGCTTGCGGCCAACTTCGTCCGCGAACAGGTGGCCGCGGGCGTCGATCCCCTTTCGGGCGCGGTGCTTGCCTTCGCGCTCGTCCTCGGCCTCGCTACCGTCGGATTGTTCGGGAAGTACGTGCTCGAACGCCCGACGGTCGCATGA
- a CDS encoding RNB domain-containing ribonuclease, producing MTAQEEEQAAAGTPEGQGPVEIDEELARHLENKREELFEKFEIPDAFPPEVLEEAEERTEDVRAEIENEIDERRDLRDLTTWTTDPIDAQDFDDAISIERRDEEIVLWVHIADVTHYVTPDTAMWNSAVERANTVYLPGYTVHMLPPTLAETVCSLVPNEDRLAHTVEMHLDPENLGYEDIEIYKSVIRSDARLTYTEAERLLDEPETAQDVLEDQSVDLAEKTQQVWELADQMHDQRKEDGSLVLNPRRDRAHTIIEECMLKANKAVTHVLMWDRGLEAMYRVHPQPSPDEWSEALQEIQDLDGVSIPGEAWDDPRKAVNATLEDAPKRQLDKIQWAVMKVMPRAKYMNDPFGGHHALNFEIYGHFTSPIRRLSDLINHWIVHTNDVPEDLVALCDRASDKQQDAEQCEREYKGFLEEVGLDPAAVNNRGIEVVD from the coding sequence ATGACCGCCCAAGAGGAAGAGCAGGCCGCCGCGGGGACACCCGAGGGGCAAGGCCCCGTCGAGATCGACGAGGAACTGGCCCGTCACCTGGAGAACAAGCGCGAAGAGCTCTTCGAGAAGTTCGAGATCCCCGATGCCTTCCCGCCCGAGGTGCTGGAGGAGGCCGAGGAACGAACCGAAGACGTGAGAGCCGAAATCGAGAACGAGATCGACGAGCGACGGGATCTCAGGGACCTCACTACCTGGACGACCGACCCGATCGACGCCCAGGACTTCGACGATGCCATCTCGATCGAACGCCGTGACGAGGAAATCGTGCTGTGGGTGCACATCGCCGACGTAACCCATTACGTCACCCCGGACACCGCGATGTGGAACAGCGCGGTCGAGCGGGCCAACACCGTCTATCTGCCGGGGTACACCGTCCACATGCTGCCGCCGACCCTCGCCGAGACAGTCTGTTCGCTGGTACCTAACGAAGACCGGTTGGCCCACACCGTCGAAATGCACCTCGATCCCGAGAATCTGGGTTACGAAGACATCGAGATATACAAGTCCGTGATCCGCAGCGATGCACGATTGACCTACACGGAGGCCGAACGGCTACTCGACGAGCCAGAGACAGCCCAAGACGTCCTCGAGGACCAGTCAGTCGACCTCGCGGAGAAGACCCAGCAAGTCTGGGAACTGGCCGATCAGATGCACGACCAACGCAAAGAAGACGGCTCACTCGTATTGAATCCCCGACGGGATCGTGCCCACACGATCATCGAAGAGTGCATGCTCAAGGCCAACAAGGCCGTCACGCACGTCCTGATGTGGGATCGGGGCCTCGAGGCGATGTACCGCGTTCACCCCCAGCCCAGTCCGGACGAGTGGAGCGAAGCCCTCCAGGAGATCCAGGACTTGGACGGCGTCTCGATCCCCGGCGAAGCCTGGGACGACCCCCGGAAGGCCGTCAACGCCACCCTCGAAGACGCACCCAAGCGCCAGCTGGACAAGATCCAGTGGGCCGTGATGAAAGTGATGCCCCGCGCAAAGTACATGAACGACCCCTTCGGTGGCCACCACGCGCTGAACTTCGAGATCTACGGCCACTTCACCTCGCCCATCCGCCGACTCTCCGATCTCATCAACCACTGGATCGTCCACACCAACGACGTGCCCGAGGACCTCGTGGCGCTGTGTGATCGTGCCAGCGACAAACAGCAGGACGCCGAACAGTGCGAACGCGAGTACAAGGGTTTCCTCGAGGAGGTGGGTCTCGACCCCGCGGCAGTAAACAACCGCGGGATCGAAGTCGTCGACTGA
- a CDS encoding DUF5810 domain-containing protein — protein sequence MGYACPVCAAPQADAKHLADHLAFTALLGDDDHEIWLEEHAPGWDEEDDAGLAEQVVDEAEKVDLAVDDAAEGHAHAPDSAVFQNSTHEPGVAFEELAGDVRADANRPLDDEAQAALREAYELTRERRERAARDDEDVTTDAGETE from the coding sequence ATGGGATACGCGTGCCCGGTCTGTGCGGCCCCGCAGGCCGACGCCAAGCACCTAGCGGACCACCTGGCCTTCACGGCGCTACTGGGCGACGACGATCACGAGATCTGGCTCGAGGAGCACGCTCCGGGCTGGGACGAAGAGGACGACGCAGGGCTGGCCGAACAGGTCGTCGACGAGGCAGAGAAAGTCGATCTTGCTGTCGACGACGCGGCGGAGGGCCACGCACACGCACCGGATTCGGCCGTCTTCCAGAACAGCACTCACGAACCGGGCGTCGCCTTCGAGGAGCTAGCGGGTGACGTCCGGGCAGATGCGAACCGGCCTCTGGACGATGAGGCCCAGGCCGCTCTCCGGGAAGCCTACGAACTCACCCGAGAGCGCCGCGAGCGTGCGGCACGCGACGACGAGGACGTCACAACTGACGCGGGCGAAACCGAGTAG
- a CDS encoding rhodanese-like domain-containing protein: MDGELSAAELRDLLESDSDVRVVDVRSPDTFERGHIPGSENLPLPRLTGEVDALDGAERVVTVCPHGQASIQAARLIAAYEGVEGPIESLACGLEGWDGELEASVD; the protein is encoded by the coding sequence ATGGATGGCGAACTTTCCGCCGCTGAGTTGCGGGACTTACTGGAGTCCGATAGCGACGTTCGGGTCGTCGACGTGCGATCGCCCGACACCTTCGAGCGGGGACACATCCCCGGGAGCGAGAACCTTCCACTGCCGAGACTGACGGGCGAGGTGGACGCGCTGGACGGTGCCGAGCGGGTCGTCACCGTCTGTCCCCACGGGCAGGCCAGCATCCAGGCGGCCCGGCTCATCGCCGCCTACGAAGGTGTCGAGGGGCCGATCGAGAGTTTAGCCTGCGGTCTCGAAGGTTGGGACGGCGAACTCGAGGCCAGCGTGGATTGA